The Larimichthys crocea isolate SSNF unplaced genomic scaffold, L_crocea_2.0 scaffold456, whole genome shotgun sequence genome includes a window with the following:
- the nrg1 gene encoding pro-neuregulin-1, membrane-bound isoform isoform X7, which translates to MEQINHCLHSEKICILPILACLLSLALCTAGLKWVFVDKIFEYEPPTHLDPKPIGQGPITVSDPTLGLTVLIPHSSTVSLTTANAITPGHPDVLVKEKSTQGPYVAQSPRVTLSDHTFTMRYNNERPTVPKQTSNSQTTQELNDIIVSTISATSTAKTSSHVTRCSDSQRNYCVNGGECFTLEIMPGSTKFLCRCPNEFTGDRCQNYVMASFYKAEELYQKRILTISGICIALLVVGIMCVVAYCKTKKQRKKLHDRLRQSLRNKRNNNANTGIDPNLASSARGHQISNLPLQDLQHINQCNGMVMQHATEKETETTFSTSKYALSAHEATTFTHISSQSWSNDWSNSVLSDTESVSVMSLTDNSQRATQGGRGRLNATGGTRDLIAHSKKCRDTPNFDRDLS; encoded by the exons ATGGAACAGATTAACCATTGCCTGCACTCTGAAAAAATCTGCATTCTACCTATCTTGGCCTGTCTGCTTAGCTTAGCCCTCTGCACAGCTGGACTCAAATGGGTCTTTGTGGATAAGATCTTTGAGTATGAACCACCAACACACTTAGATCCTAAACCCATTGGACAGGGCCCAATTACCGTATCAGACCCCACACTCGGACTAACTGTGTTGATTCCTCATTCATCTACAGTCTCCTTGACCACCGCCAATGCCATTACCCCAGGACATCCTGATGTTTTAGTGAAAGAGAAATCTACACAAGGGCCATATGTGGCTCAGTCTCCACGAGTGACTCTGTCTGATCACACTTTTACAATGCGATACAACAATGAACGTCCCACCGTCCCAAAGCAGACTTCCAACTCTCAGACGACACAGGAATTAAACGACATCATCGTCTCAACAATCT CTGCCACCAGTACAGCCAAGACCTCCAGTCATGTGACGCGCTGTAGTGACAGCCAGAGGAACTACTGTGTTAATGGAGGGGAGTGCTTCACCCTTGAAATCATGCCAGGCAGCACAAAGTTTCTTTGCAG GTGTCCAAATGAATTTACCGGTGATCGCTGCCAAAACTATGTAATGGCCAGCTTTTACA AAGCTGAGGAGCTGTATCAGAAACGTATTTTAACAATATCAGGAATCTGCATTGCACTCCTAGTCGTTGGAATCATGTGTGTGGTTGCCTACTGCAAAACAAA gaagcagagaaagaagcTCCATGATCGTCTGAGGCAGAGCCTGAGGAATAAGAGAAACAACAATGCCAATACTGGTATTGACCCCAACCTAGCAAGctcagccagaggacatcagattTCTAACTTACCTCTTCAAGATTTGCAGCATATAAAT CAATGTAATGGGATGGTAATGCAGCATGCGActgagaaggagacagaaacaaccTTCTCCACAAGTAAATATGCATTATCTGCGCATGAAGCCACTACATTCACCCACATCTCCAGCCAAAG CTGGAGTAATGACTGGAGCAACAGTGTTCTGTCTGATACTGAGTCTGTCTCGGTGATGTCATTGACGGACAATAGCCAACGTGCCACACAGGGCGGCCGGGGTCGTCTGAATGCCACTGGTGGTACCAGAGACTTAATTGCTCATTCAAAGAAGTGCCGAGACACACCCAACTTCGACAGGGACTTGTCTTGA
- the nrg1 gene encoding pro-neuregulin-1, membrane-bound isoform isoform X5: MEQINHCLHSEKICILPILACLLSLALCTAGLKWVFVDKIFEYEPPTHLDPKPIGQGPITVSDPTLGLTVLIPHSSTVSLTTANAITPGHPDVLVKEKSTQGPYVAQSPRVTLSDHTFTMRYNNERPTVPKQTSNSQTTQELNDIIVSTISATSTAKTSSHVTRCSDSQRNYCVNGGECFTLEIMPGSTKFLCRCPNEFTGDRCQNYVMASFYKHLGIEFMEAEELYQKRILTISGICIALLVVGIMCVVAYCKTKKQRKKLHDRLRQSLRNKRNNNANTGIDPNLASSARGHQISNLPLQDLQHINQCNGMVMQHATEKETETTFSTSKYALSAHEATTFTHISSQSWSNDWSNSVLSDTESVSVMSLTDNSQRATQGGRGRLNATGGTRDLIAHSKKCRDTPNFDRDLS; this comes from the exons ATGGAACAGATTAACCATTGCCTGCACTCTGAAAAAATCTGCATTCTACCTATCTTGGCCTGTCTGCTTAGCTTAGCCCTCTGCACAGCTGGACTCAAATGGGTCTTTGTGGATAAGATCTTTGAGTATGAACCACCAACACACTTAGATCCTAAACCCATTGGACAGGGCCCAATTACCGTATCAGACCCCACACTCGGACTAACTGTGTTGATTCCTCATTCATCTACAGTCTCCTTGACCACCGCCAATGCCATTACCCCAGGACATCCTGATGTTTTAGTGAAAGAGAAATCTACACAAGGGCCATATGTGGCTCAGTCTCCACGAGTGACTCTGTCTGATCACACTTTTACAATGCGATACAACAATGAACGTCCCACCGTCCCAAAGCAGACTTCCAACTCTCAGACGACACAGGAATTAAACGACATCATCGTCTCAACAATCT CTGCCACCAGTACAGCCAAGACCTCCAGTCATGTGACGCGCTGTAGTGACAGCCAGAGGAACTACTGTGTTAATGGAGGGGAGTGCTTCACCCTTGAAATCATGCCAGGCAGCACAAAGTTTCTTTGCAG GTGTCCAAATGAATTTACCGGTGATCGCTGCCAAAACTATGTAATGGCCAGCTTTTACA AACATCTTGGGATTGAATTTATGG AAGCTGAGGAGCTGTATCAGAAACGTATTTTAACAATATCAGGAATCTGCATTGCACTCCTAGTCGTTGGAATCATGTGTGTGGTTGCCTACTGCAAAACAAA gaagcagagaaagaagcTCCATGATCGTCTGAGGCAGAGCCTGAGGAATAAGAGAAACAACAATGCCAATACTGGTATTGACCCCAACCTAGCAAGctcagccagaggacatcagattTCTAACTTACCTCTTCAAGATTTGCAGCATATAAAT CAATGTAATGGGATGGTAATGCAGCATGCGActgagaaggagacagaaacaaccTTCTCCACAAGTAAATATGCATTATCTGCGCATGAAGCCACTACATTCACCCACATCTCCAGCCAAAG CTGGAGTAATGACTGGAGCAACAGTGTTCTGTCTGATACTGAGTCTGTCTCGGTGATGTCATTGACGGACAATAGCCAACGTGCCACACAGGGCGGCCGGGGTCGTCTGAATGCCACTGGTGGTACCAGAGACTTAATTGCTCATTCAAAGAAGTGCCGAGACACACCCAACTTCGACAGGGACTTGTCTTGA
- the LOC113745106 gene encoding uncharacterized protein LOC113745106, with the protein MNSEDPELATYLQNQGSRWIFNPPHSSHMGGVWERMIGVARRILDALLLKAKTLHLTHEVLVTFMSEVMAIMNARPLVPVSSDPDAPTILSPAMLLTQKTEPVLPPPGEYDPKTSTESSGRQVQAMADGFWKRWRQEFLVSLQPRRKWHVEKPNLTEGDVVLLKDAQVKRNEWPVGVVVNAISSKDSKVRKVDVKVVRHGTQKMYTRPVSEVVLLVKNE; encoded by the coding sequence ATGAACTCTGAAGACCCTGAGCTGGCAACTTACCTTCAAAATCAAGGCAGCAGGTGGATCTTTAACCCTCCCCACTCCTCACACATGGGTGGAGTGTGGGAGCGGATGATAGGAGTTGCTCGCAGAATATTGGATGCACTGCTGCTTAAGGCAAAAACACTCCACCTGACTCATGAGGTTCTGGTTACGTTCATGTCTGAAGTCATGGCCATTATGAACGCCAGACCTCTGGTTCCTGTGTCTTCTGATCCAGATGCGCCCACTATCCTGTCACCTGCCATGCTCTTGACACAGAAAACTGAGCCAGTGTTGCCACCACCAGGAGAGTATGACCCAAAGACCTCTACAGAAAGCAGTGGAAGACAAGTCCAGGCTATGGCTGATGGATTCTGGAAACGCTGGCGTCAAGAGTTCCTGGTGTCACTTCAACCAAGGCGAAAGTGGCATGTGGAGAAGCCGAACCTGACTGAAGGAGATGTCGTGCTTCTTAAAGATGCACAAGTTAAAAGAAATGAGTGGCCTGTAGGAGTGGTGGTGAACGCCATTTCTAGCAAAGACTCTAAAGTCCGCAAAGTAGATGTTAAAGTAGTCAGACATGGTACTCAGAAGATGTACACTAGGCCTGTTTCAGAGGTTGTATTGCTTGTAAAAAACGAGTAG